A portion of the Intestinibacillus sp. Marseille-P6563 genome contains these proteins:
- a CDS encoding class I SAM-dependent methyltransferase produces MQKGDRNKLKLLLVGIRARLEQNRDYFVDVSYTFRAGKKKFEGKLSLQDTGYRLHFQGADRQVDAVQATEFFAQQAEQYEESILQYTERGAVLTITCNSRGVNMKQAERQSTPESTAAAANPLLAGGREYWIRVDQAADLLREIGILTAEGKIKNDMIRKYNQIDHYVELVAPMFQKDDSEEILLLDCACGKSYLSFVMNYYLRDVLRRRCRVIGIDINEHVVAESRKMAKRLGYHNMEFIQADLRTYQPPKHVTAVISLHACDIATDLALGTAIRARAKYIACVPCCHKELLDQYHIPGLEPLTKYGVFKARFNDVLTDSMRALKLEAEGYKVSVVEYISPLDTPKNLLIRGVYTGQANESARAAYEAVRRTVGTDSELDRQCRMQSDSFFITDDDLIG; encoded by the coding sequence ATGCAGAAAGGCGATCGAAATAAATTAAAGCTTTTACTGGTCGGTATCCGCGCACGGTTAGAGCAGAACCGGGATTATTTTGTCGATGTATCCTATACATTCCGTGCCGGCAAGAAAAAATTTGAGGGCAAACTGTCCTTGCAGGATACCGGATACCGGCTGCATTTTCAAGGGGCAGACCGACAGGTAGACGCCGTACAGGCGACCGAGTTTTTTGCGCAGCAAGCCGAACAATACGAAGAATCGATTCTGCAATATACCGAGCGAGGGGCTGTGCTGACCATTACGTGCAATTCCCGCGGGGTCAATATGAAGCAGGCCGAGCGGCAAAGCACACCGGAAAGTACAGCTGCCGCGGCCAATCCGCTGTTAGCCGGGGGGCGGGAATACTGGATTCGGGTGGATCAGGCCGCCGATTTGCTGCGTGAAATTGGCATCCTGACTGCCGAAGGGAAAATCAAAAACGATATGATCCGCAAGTATAACCAGATCGACCATTATGTCGAACTGGTAGCGCCCATGTTTCAAAAAGACGATAGCGAAGAAATCCTGTTGCTCGATTGTGCCTGCGGAAAATCTTATCTCAGCTTTGTGATGAACTATTACTTGCGGGATGTGCTGCGTCGCCGCTGCCGGGTGATTGGCATTGACATTAACGAACATGTCGTTGCCGAAAGCCGCAAAATGGCCAAACGGCTTGGGTATCATAATATGGAGTTTATTCAGGCCGATTTGCGCACTTATCAGCCGCCCAAGCATGTGACCGCCGTAATTTCCCTGCATGCGTGCGATATTGCGACCGATTTGGCGTTGGGGACCGCGATTCGGGCCCGGGCGAAATACATCGCGTGTGTACCGTGTTGCCATAAAGAACTGCTCGACCAGTATCACATTCCAGGTTTGGAGCCGCTGACCAAATACGGTGTCTTCAAAGCCCGCTTTAACGATGTGCTGACCGATAGCATGCGCGCCCTGAAACTCGAAGCAGAAGGGTATAAAGTATCGGTCGTCGAATATATTTCGCCGCTGGATACGCCGAAAAATCTGCTGATTCGCGGTGTATATACCGGACAAGCCAACGAAAGTGCCCGGGCAGCGTATGAAGCCGTGCGCCGCACGGTGGGGACCGATTCCGAACTCGACCGGCAATGTCGGATGCAGTCCGATTCGTTCTTTATTACAGACGATGATCTCATCGGATAA
- a CDS encoding citrate/2-methylcitrate synthase yields MAENRMLTVNAEVEELAALCKQNSQIDGKLYQDMHVKRGLRDLDGKGVVAGLTNISEIISKKVVDGKEESCDGELYYRGYNINDVVRGFIKGDRDGFEETAFLLLFGELPDEQQLKNFQKLLADGRTLPTNFVRDVVMKASSHDLMNTLSRSVLTLASYDDSCDDISLPNVLRQCLMLISVFPMLAAYSYHAYNHYECGGSMYIHYPSDSLGTAENILRILRPDMQFTPLESRVLDLALVLHMEHGGGNNSSFTTHVVTSSGTDTYSAISAALGSLKGPKHGGANIKVVQMFDDLRQHVVHTDDEEEVADYLRKLLHKEAFDKKGLIYGMGHAVYSLSDPRAQIFKSFVGQLAREKHRNEDFALYELVERIAPQIIQEERRIYKGVSANVDFYSGFVYSMLGLPLELYTPMFAAARIVGWSAHRLEELINTDKIIRPAYLSIHGQRDYVPLEER; encoded by the coding sequence ATGGCAGAAAATCGCATGCTTACCGTAAATGCCGAGGTCGAAGAATTGGCTGCATTGTGCAAACAAAACAGTCAGATTGATGGCAAACTCTATCAAGATATGCATGTAAAGCGTGGCCTGCGCGATTTAGATGGTAAAGGTGTCGTCGCAGGACTTACCAATATATCCGAAATCATTTCCAAAAAGGTTGTGGATGGAAAGGAAGAATCCTGCGATGGGGAATTGTATTATCGTGGATATAATATCAACGATGTGGTACGCGGCTTCATCAAGGGTGACCGGGATGGGTTTGAAGAAACGGCTTTTTTGCTGCTGTTTGGAGAATTGCCCGATGAACAGCAACTCAAAAATTTTCAAAAACTACTGGCCGATGGCAGAACGTTGCCGACCAACTTTGTACGCGATGTCGTAATGAAAGCTTCTTCTCATGACCTGATGAATACACTTTCGCGGAGCGTACTGACCCTGGCCTCATATGATGATTCCTGCGATGACATCAGCCTGCCCAACGTTTTACGGCAATGCCTGATGCTCATTTCGGTCTTTCCCATGCTGGCTGCATATTCCTATCATGCTTATAATCACTATGAATGCGGCGGCAGTATGTATATCCATTATCCGTCCGACAGTTTGGGCACAGCCGAAAATATCCTGCGAATCTTACGGCCCGACATGCAGTTTACACCGCTGGAATCCCGCGTTTTGGATTTGGCACTGGTTTTGCATATGGAACATGGAGGCGGCAATAATTCTTCGTTTACGACCCATGTTGTCACCTCGTCGGGGACAGACACCTATTCAGCGATTTCCGCAGCCCTGGGAAGCCTAAAAGGTCCCAAGCATGGTGGAGCCAATATTAAAGTTGTGCAGATGTTTGACGATCTGCGGCAGCATGTGGTGCATACCGACGATGAAGAAGAAGTGGCCGACTACCTGCGCAAACTGCTGCACAAAGAAGCCTTTGACAAAAAAGGCCTGATTTATGGCATGGGACATGCTGTGTATTCGCTATCCGATCCACGTGCACAGATATTCAAGAGCTTCGTTGGCCAGCTTGCGCGCGAAAAGCATCGGAACGAGGATTTTGCATTATATGAATTGGTTGAGCGAATTGCTCCGCAGATCATTCAGGAAGAACGCCGGATTTATAAAGGCGTTAGCGCCAATGTAGACTTTTATTCGGGCTTTGTCTATTCCATGCTGGGTCTGCCGCTGGAACTGTATACCCCGATGTTTGCTGCGGCACGCATCGTAGGATGGAGCGCACACCGCCTGGAAGAACTCATCAACACCGATAAGATCATCCGTCCAGCTTATCTGTCCATTCATGGCCAGCGGGACTATGTGCCGTTAGAAGAGCGCTAA
- a CDS encoding stalk domain-containing protein, producing the protein MKKKLLAAWLALWMLACNAWAVDLYVDGSALQTDAPPTLVSGRTLVPLRAIFEALDADVAWNDATQTAAAQKDSTQIQVTINQTTAYVNGQPQALDVPAQLINGRTMVPARFVSESLDARVLWDANAQSVYVITPDHDALVVEYLDVGQADSILLSSDGEYMLIDAGNNSDGDDIVQYLQSVGANTLKYAVGTHAHADHIGGMDDVIEDLHVENLLLPSTVTNTQTYTDVLDAAAAKNLTVTVPQKGAIYSLGDTQISVIAAEQSTNLNNTSIVLKATYENTAFLFMGDAETEVENTILSSGTPVQCDVLKVGHHGSDTSTSNAFLAAVSPEAAVISCGAGNSYGHPSASTLEKLAGIPVWRTDLNGTIIAMTDGQTCRLTASQGTASTTTPPSIPTTPPSEPTVDPDTDSNPGVPSTVYITRTGKRYHYKASCAGKNAISTTLSDAKSRGLTPCQKCAA; encoded by the coding sequence ATGAAAAAGAAACTGCTGGCGGCATGGCTCGCACTATGGATGCTAGCATGCAACGCCTGGGCGGTCGATTTGTATGTCGATGGCAGCGCTTTGCAAACCGATGCACCACCTACCCTTGTCAGCGGACGCACGCTTGTCCCCTTACGCGCGATTTTTGAAGCGCTGGATGCAGATGTTGCCTGGAACGACGCCACCCAGACTGCTGCAGCCCAAAAAGACAGCACACAAATCCAGGTGACGATCAATCAGACCACTGCCTATGTCAATGGTCAGCCACAAGCTTTGGATGTTCCAGCGCAGCTCATAAATGGCCGCACGATGGTACCAGCGCGCTTTGTCTCCGAATCCCTGGATGCGCGTGTGCTATGGGATGCGAACGCCCAAAGCGTTTATGTGATCACTCCCGATCACGATGCCCTGGTGGTAGAATATCTGGATGTTGGACAGGCGGATAGCATCTTATTGTCCAGTGATGGCGAATATATGCTGATCGATGCCGGTAACAATTCCGACGGGGATGACATTGTACAGTATCTGCAATCGGTCGGAGCAAACACCCTCAAATATGCCGTTGGCACACATGCTCATGCCGACCATATTGGCGGGATGGATGATGTAATCGAAGATCTGCACGTTGAAAACCTTCTTTTGCCCAGCACGGTCACCAATACACAGACGTATACCGATGTTCTGGACGCAGCGGCAGCCAAGAACCTAACAGTCACCGTGCCACAAAAAGGAGCTATCTATTCGCTGGGCGACACCCAGATTTCTGTGATTGCTGCGGAGCAATCGACCAATCTGAACAATACCTCCATTGTTTTAAAAGCAACCTATGAAAATACTGCTTTCCTGTTTATGGGGGATGCTGAAACCGAAGTGGAAAACACCATCCTTTCGTCTGGCACTCCTGTGCAATGCGATGTGCTGAAAGTTGGGCACCATGGTTCGGATACCTCTACTAGCAACGCATTTCTGGCGGCAGTATCGCCGGAAGCAGCTGTTATCAGCTGCGGTGCGGGCAATTCGTACGGCCATCCCAGCGCCAGCACTCTCGAAAAGCTGGCAGGGATTCCGGTCTGGCGTACCGATTTAAACGGTACGATCATTGCGATGACCGATGGACAGACATGCCGCCTGACGGCCAGCCAAGGCACAGCCTCTACTACAACACCGCCATCGATCCCGACCACGCCGCCCAGTGAGCCTACCGTCGACCCCGATACGGATTCCAATCCCGGCGTTCCCTCCACGGTTTATATTACCCGAACCGGAAAGCGTTATCACTACAAGGCGAGCTGCGCTGGGAAAAATGCAATATCGACCACTCTGTCGGATGCCAAATCCCGTGGACTGACCCCATGTCAAAAATGTGCTGCATAA
- a CDS encoding peptidoglycan recognition protein family protein → MEIQTKLCNRSNYGGKLKEVLYIVIHYTSNEGDTAKNNADYFAREALGAPASAHYFVDEKEIWSSVPVTHIAYHCGAKVYVHPECRNSNSIGVEMCLTGKGMAIRQATIDRTVQFVRELMAQYNVPLDHVLRHYDVTGKYCPGPFVDHPSMWQAFQKALAGEQEEEVMKVYKYVPEMPKWAQDTFTRLVQSGYIAKDEKGEIDVQESTLQPVVYLDRLTGGKIEKLPELMKDLGK, encoded by the coding sequence ATGGAGATTCAAACAAAATTATGCAATCGATCCAACTATGGCGGTAAATTAAAAGAAGTTCTCTATATTGTGATCCATTATACGAGCAATGAAGGGGATACGGCAAAAAACAATGCGGATTATTTTGCACGGGAAGCGCTTGGGGCCCCGGCAAGTGCCCATTATTTTGTTGATGAAAAAGAGATCTGGAGCAGTGTTCCAGTCACGCATATCGCCTATCATTGTGGGGCAAAAGTATATGTTCATCCGGAGTGCCGGAATTCCAATTCGATTGGGGTAGAGATGTGTCTGACCGGCAAAGGAATGGCCATTCGGCAGGCGACGATCGATCGAACGGTTCAATTTGTACGCGAACTGATGGCGCAATATAACGTACCACTCGATCATGTGCTTCGCCATTATGATGTGACCGGGAAATACTGTCCAGGTCCCTTTGTTGATCATCCATCCATGTGGCAGGCTTTTCAGAAAGCACTCGCCGGAGAACAGGAGGAAGAAGTCATGAAGGTCTATAAGTATGTGCCGGAAATGCCGAAGTGGGCGCAAGATACCTTTACTCGGCTGGTGCAGTCGGGATATATCGCTAAAGATGAAAAAGGGGAAATCGATGTACAGGAATCTACGTTGCAGCCTGTCGTTTATTTGGATCGATTGACCGGGGGAAAAATTGAAAAATTACCGGAACTGATGAAAGACTTGGGAAAATAA
- a CDS encoding sirohydrochlorin cobaltochelatase, whose protein sequence is MSKKALVVISFGTTYPKARQAIAQIEDSLQQAFPGYDFFRAFTSGMVIRKIEREEGVRILSPAEQMEQLVAAGYEEVLCQSLHVMPGMEYEKMLMQLLPYRSRFQSMKIGKPMLFHTEDYAEICHRLLQEIPALAPDEAYVYMGHGTEHFANATYSQVENMFRSLGAERVYVGTVEGFPGLDYIRGRLKQHGVRRVTLAPFMIVAGDHAQNDLAGEEEDSWKSILQADGYAVQTDLRGLGELDAVRELFVRHAREVAPRSL, encoded by the coding sequence ATGAGCAAAAAAGCATTGGTCGTCATCAGTTTTGGTACGACCTATCCCAAAGCACGTCAGGCGATTGCACAGATCGAAGACAGCTTGCAGCAGGCCTTTCCGGGGTACGATTTTTTCCGGGCCTTCACGTCCGGTATGGTCATTCGCAAGATCGAGCGGGAAGAAGGGGTGCGCATCCTGAGTCCCGCAGAACAGATGGAACAGCTGGTAGCAGCAGGGTATGAGGAAGTGCTGTGCCAAAGCCTGCATGTGATGCCAGGCATGGAATATGAAAAAATGCTCATGCAGCTTTTGCCATACCGCAGCCGTTTCCAGAGCATGAAGATCGGCAAGCCCATGCTATTCCATACAGAGGATTACGCCGAAATCTGCCACAGACTGTTGCAGGAAATCCCCGCGCTGGCACCCGATGAAGCCTATGTTTATATGGGGCACGGCACCGAGCATTTTGCCAATGCGACGTATAGCCAAGTGGAAAATATGTTCCGTTCTCTGGGCGCCGAACGGGTCTATGTCGGCACCGTGGAAGGTTTCCCAGGACTCGACTATATCCGCGGCAGACTGAAACAGCATGGTGTGCGTCGGGTGACGCTGGCCCCCTTTATGATTGTAGCGGGCGACCATGCCCAAAACGATTTGGCCGGGGAAGAAGAGGATAGCTGGAAATCCATTTTGCAGGCCGATGGCTATGCGGTGCAAACCGATCTGCGTGGCTTGGGGGAACTGGATGCCGTCCGGGAATTGTTTGTCAGACATGCGCGGGAGGTCGCTCCGCGGTCCCTTTAA
- a CDS encoding precorrin-8X methylmutase gives MNPILKPADIEKRSFAIITEELGDRTFPEGQAEIVKRVIHTSADFDYADNLVFSPDAVEKAKAALMQEATVVTDTNMALSGVSKSVLAKLGGRAVCFMAEEEVAREAKARGVTRAVVSMEHAAKLEGPVIFAIGNAPTALIRLHEMIEAGEIQPALVIGVPVGFVNVVESKELFLGGQTPYIIARGRKGGSNVAAAIVNALLYQLYTREGFES, from the coding sequence ATGAATCCCATTTTGAAACCAGCGGATATTGAAAAGCGCAGCTTTGCGATCATTACCGAAGAACTGGGTGACCGGACTTTCCCGGAAGGACAGGCCGAAATTGTGAAGCGGGTCATCCATACATCGGCGGATTTTGACTATGCCGACAATCTGGTCTTTTCGCCCGACGCGGTCGAGAAGGCCAAGGCAGCCCTCATGCAGGAGGCAACGGTCGTAACCGACACCAACATGGCGCTTTCGGGCGTGAGCAAGTCGGTGTTGGCCAAGCTGGGCGGCCGGGCGGTCTGCTTTATGGCCGAAGAAGAAGTGGCACGCGAGGCCAAGGCGCGCGGTGTGACCCGTGCGGTGGTATCTATGGAGCATGCTGCAAAACTGGAAGGCCCAGTCATCTTTGCCATTGGCAATGCGCCGACGGCGCTGATTCGTCTGCACGAGATGATTGAAGCCGGAGAAATCCAGCCCGCGCTTGTGATCGGCGTGCCGGTTGGGTTTGTCAATGTTGTGGAATCCAAAGAGCTGTTTTTGGGCGGACAAACGCCCTATATCATCGCGCGGGGACGCAAAGGCGGCAGCAATGTAGCTGCAGCCATTGTCAACGCACTGCTGTATCAACTGTACACACGGGAGGGCTTTGAATCATGA
- a CDS encoding cob(I)yrinic acid a,c-diamide adenosyltransferase: protein MNQVGLIHLYHGDGKGKTTCAMGLALRCAAQGEQIVIAQFLKDGTSGECRMLAKLDNVAVLAANPVGKFSFAMNEEEKETTRQALARTLRAAADFAEREHARMLVLDEVCGAISTGLLDEKMVLDILDHKPEELEVVLTGRDPSEELQARADYISEICKRRHPYDKGITAREGIEQ, encoded by the coding sequence ATGAACCAAGTAGGACTGATTCATTTATATCACGGCGATGGAAAAGGAAAGACCACCTGTGCGATGGGCCTGGCGCTGCGGTGTGCCGCGCAGGGAGAACAGATCGTGATCGCCCAGTTTTTAAAGGACGGCACATCGGGCGAATGCCGCATGCTGGCCAAGCTGGACAACGTTGCCGTATTGGCAGCCAATCCGGTTGGTAAGTTTTCCTTTGCCATGAACGAGGAAGAAAAGGAAACCACCCGGCAGGCGCTGGCGCGTACGCTGCGGGCCGCGGCCGATTTTGCCGAGCGGGAACACGCTCGGATGCTGGTGCTCGATGAAGTATGCGGCGCGATTTCGACCGGACTGCTGGATGAAAAGATGGTGCTGGATATTCTGGACCACAAGCCGGAAGAACTGGAAGTGGTCCTGACCGGCCGCGACCCGTCGGAAGAATTGCAGGCACGTGCTGATTATATCTCCGAAATCTGCAAACGGCGGCATCCGTATGATAAGGGCATCACCGCGCGGGAGGGCATTGAGCAATGA
- a CDS encoding cobyric acid synthase — translation MAKAIMVQGTASNAGKSVLAAALCRIFKQDGYRVAPFKSQNMALNSFITADGREMGRAQVMQAEAAGIAPDVRMNPILLKPTSDCGSQVIVNGKAIGNQTAREYWGNKRALIPVVREAYESLAAEYDIIVLEGAGSPAEINLKQDDIVNMGMAALADAPVLLVGDIDRGGVFASLYGTVMLLEEDERARIGGLVINKFRGDVDILKPGLTMLEDLTGKPVVGVVPYAKLDIDDEDSLSDQLEQTNRGTLLDIAVVRLPRISNFTDFSALPRVPGVGVRYVDRPDQLEGADLILLPGSKSTIADLKWLRESGLEAQILKQHAAGTPVFGVCGGYQMMGRAIHDPEGSEGGGSIRGMGLLPTETVFRSDKTTTQASGVLLDIEGDLAALSSAHTKGYEIHMGETTLLEGAKPLQRLTRGTETVLDGCQQGNAYGTYLHGIFDESEVVQGLAQALADKKGVTLDAHAMDVRQYKEMQYDKLADTVRAALDMDKIYQLLEGNA, via the coding sequence ATGGCGAAAGCGATCATGGTGCAGGGGACAGCGTCCAACGCCGGGAAAAGTGTGTTGGCTGCGGCCCTGTGCCGCATCTTTAAACAGGACGGCTATCGGGTGGCGCCGTTTAAATCGCAGAATATGGCGCTCAATTCGTTTATCACAGCCGACGGGCGGGAAATGGGCCGCGCGCAGGTCATGCAGGCCGAAGCGGCAGGCATTGCGCCCGATGTGCGCATGAACCCGATTTTATTAAAGCCGACCAGTGACTGCGGTTCGCAGGTGATTGTAAACGGCAAGGCCATCGGCAACCAGACCGCCCGCGAATACTGGGGCAACAAGCGAGCGCTCATCCCGGTGGTGCGCGAAGCGTACGAAAGTCTGGCAGCCGAATACGACATCATCGTGCTCGAAGGCGCCGGCAGTCCGGCGGAAATCAACCTCAAGCAGGACGACATCGTGAATATGGGGATGGCGGCTCTGGCCGATGCGCCGGTGCTGCTCGTGGGCGACATTGACCGCGGCGGGGTGTTTGCCTCGCTGTATGGCACGGTGATGCTGCTTGAGGAAGACGAGCGGGCGCGTATCGGTGGACTGGTCATCAACAAATTCCGCGGGGACGTGGACATCTTAAAGCCGGGACTCACCATGCTGGAAGACCTGACCGGCAAGCCAGTTGTGGGCGTGGTGCCGTATGCCAAGCTGGACATCGACGATGAGGACAGTTTGTCCGACCAGCTCGAACAGACCAACCGGGGCACTCTGCTTGACATCGCCGTGGTGCGGCTGCCGCGGATTTCGAACTTTACCGACTTTTCCGCTTTGCCGCGCGTGCCTGGCGTCGGAGTGCGGTATGTCGACCGGCCCGACCAGCTGGAAGGCGCGGACCTCATTTTGCTGCCGGGCAGCAAAAGCACGATCGCAGACCTCAAATGGCTACGGGAAAGCGGGCTGGAAGCGCAGATTCTCAAACAGCATGCCGCGGGTACGCCGGTGTTTGGCGTATGCGGCGGCTATCAGATGATGGGCCGCGCGATTCACGACCCGGAGGGCAGCGAAGGCGGCGGCTCCATCCGGGGAATGGGCCTTTTGCCGACCGAAACCGTGTTCCGGTCGGATAAGACGACGACTCAGGCGTCCGGTGTCCTGCTCGATATTGAGGGCGACCTCGCGGCGCTGAGCAGCGCGCATACGAAAGGGTATGAAATCCACATGGGCGAAACCACGCTGCTCGAGGGTGCTAAGCCGTTGCAGCGGCTGACCCGGGGCACAGAAACCGTGCTGGATGGCTGTCAGCAGGGCAATGCCTATGGCACCTACCTGCATGGCATTTTTGACGAAAGCGAAGTGGTCCAAGGCTTGGCACAGGCGCTGGCAGATAAAAAGGGTGTCACGCTCGATGCGCATGCCATGGACGTGCGGCAATACAAAGAAATGCAGTATGATAAGCTGGCGGATACCGTCCGTGCAGCACTCGATATGGACAAGATCTATCAGTTATTGGAGGGAAACGCATGA
- the cobD gene encoding threonine-phosphate decarboxylase CobD, whose translation MQYVHGGDIYGYTAQYPGQNVLDFSANINPRGIPEAVRQAMLDAVEQCAQYPDPFCRALTNALAQTYGLPPETFFCANGAAEVFYRLADVLRPQTALITAPTFSEYEAALTHFGCNVRHHRLRAQENFAVTARILDELDGVDVCILCNPNNPTGRTVDPNLMACIVAQCQKKRIRLIVDECFADFLLDEPAHTLLPQVMRCDLLVVVRAFTKMYAVPGVRLGWCATADRLLLERLHAAGQPWNVSVFAQACGVAALGLKDYAAQTAKMIALLRQELADALADCGFRVFPGEANYLLFSTAQTDLRERLLPRGILIRDCSNYIGLGAGYFRVAVKTKEENARLMRAVREVLTDGESDHGAGDSVQRREKCVGCGPVPHL comes from the coding sequence ATGCAATATGTGCATGGGGGAGATATATATGGCTATACGGCACAGTATCCCGGACAGAATGTGCTCGATTTTTCGGCCAATATCAACCCGCGCGGCATTCCAGAAGCAGTCCGGCAGGCGATGCTGGACGCTGTGGAACAGTGCGCGCAATATCCCGATCCTTTTTGCCGTGCCTTGACGAACGCTCTGGCCCAGACTTACGGGTTGCCGCCTGAAACATTCTTTTGCGCAAATGGTGCAGCCGAGGTATTTTATCGTTTGGCTGATGTGCTGCGTCCGCAGACCGCTCTCATCACTGCGCCGACTTTTTCCGAGTACGAGGCTGCGCTGACTCATTTTGGCTGCAACGTCCGGCATCATCGACTACGGGCACAGGAAAACTTTGCCGTTACAGCGCGTATTCTGGACGAACTGGACGGCGTGGATGTGTGCATCCTGTGCAATCCGAACAATCCCACTGGCCGGACAGTCGACCCGAATTTGATGGCGTGTATCGTTGCCCAGTGTCAGAAAAAGCGCATCCGTCTGATTGTCGACGAATGCTTTGCGGATTTTCTCTTGGATGAACCGGCGCATACGCTGCTGCCGCAGGTCATGCGCTGCGATTTGCTGGTCGTGGTGCGCGCTTTTACTAAGATGTACGCCGTACCGGGTGTGCGGCTCGGCTGGTGCGCAACTGCCGACCGGCTGCTGCTCGAGCGGCTGCACGCCGCGGGACAGCCCTGGAACGTTTCGGTGTTTGCGCAAGCCTGCGGAGTCGCTGCCCTTGGGCTAAAAGATTATGCTGCACAAACAGCGAAGATGATTGCGCTGCTGCGTCAGGAACTGGCGGACGCACTCGCAGACTGCGGGTTCCGCGTGTTCCCGGGAGAGGCCAATTATCTGCTGTTTTCGACGGCACAGACCGACTTGCGGGAGCGGCTGCTGCCGCGGGGCATTTTGATTCGGGATTGCTCGAATTATATCGGCCTTGGTGCGGGATATTTCCGCGTGGCCGTCAAGACCAAAGAAGAAAACGCCCGGCTCATGCGGGCGGTCAGGGAGGTGCTCACAGATGGCGAAAGCGATCATGGTGCAGGGGACAGCGTCCAACGCCGGGAAAAGTGTGTTGGCTGCGGCCCTGTGCCGCATCTTTAA
- a CDS encoding bifunctional adenosylcobinamide kinase/adenosylcobinamide-phosphate guanylyltransferase encodes MTVLIIGGAHQGKRALAERLFSLHESDFADGETCSLADIQAARAVDSLHRYTRRQDGWDAQALLDALQGKIVLCDEIGCGVVPFAKAQDDWREQTGRLLCDLAARADLVVRVYAGIGQAIKGQLPKEP; translated from the coding sequence ATGACGGTACTCATCATCGGCGGCGCGCATCAAGGCAAACGCGCGCTGGCTGAGAGATTGTTTTCCCTGCATGAAAGCGATTTTGCGGACGGGGAAACCTGTTCGCTTGCCGACATCCAAGCCGCGCGCGCTGTGGATAGCTTGCATCGTTACACACGGCGGCAGGACGGCTGGGATGCGCAGGCTTTGTTGGATGCACTCCAAGGCAAGATCGTCCTGTGCGATGAGATTGGCTGCGGGGTCGTACCGTTTGCAAAAGCGCAGGATGACTGGCGCGAGCAGACCGGGCGGCTGCTGTGTGATTTGGCTGCACGGGCTGACCTGGTCGTGCGGGTGTATGCGGGTATCGGTCAGGCCATTAAAGGACAGCTGCCGAAAGAACCTTAA
- a CDS encoding adenosylcobinamide-GDP ribazoletransferase has translation MKSIVSGFLVAFSLYSAIPVLQVNWEKKTMRWALSFLPLVGLVIGGLEWLWYRFCVSFGASVVLYAIVATLLPLIVSGGIHLDGVCDTCDALCSFGDREKRLAILKDSHVGAFGPLWMVAFLLAEVACFAQIYETPQFLPLMMVGFATARAAGGAKIVTMPCAKDSGLAHLFAENSDKKVVAVVLVAQALMYLIAASMVQYAVPHGITAGTAALLLLLVWYFVHDRLCRRIFGGITGDLAGFFISTSELLMLAVVAFGGLVA, from the coding sequence ATGAAAAGCATTGTCAGCGGCTTTTTGGTCGCGTTTTCACTCTATTCTGCCATCCCGGTGCTGCAGGTGAACTGGGAGAAAAAGACTATGCGCTGGGCGCTGTCGTTTCTCCCGCTCGTCGGGCTGGTGATCGGCGGCTTGGAGTGGTTATGGTATCGGTTCTGCGTTTCATTTGGCGCATCGGTGGTGCTGTATGCCATCGTAGCGACGCTGCTGCCGCTCATTGTATCGGGCGGCATCCATCTGGATGGCGTATGCGATACCTGCGACGCGCTGTGCTCCTTTGGCGACCGGGAAAAGCGGCTGGCGATTTTGAAGGATTCCCATGTGGGCGCATTTGGCCCGCTGTGGATGGTTGCCTTTTTACTGGCTGAAGTGGCCTGCTTTGCGCAGATATATGAAACACCGCAGTTTTTGCCTCTCATGATGGTCGGCTTTGCCACCGCCCGTGCGGCAGGCGGCGCCAAGATTGTGACCATGCCGTGCGCAAAAGACTCGGGACTGGCCCATCTTTTTGCCGAAAACAGCGATAAGAAAGTGGTAGCGGTCGTGTTGGTAGCGCAAGCGCTCATGTATCTCATTGCGGCCAGCATGGTACAGTATGCTGTACCGCATGGTATAACAGCGGGAACAGCAGCACTTTTGCTGCTGCTCGTATGGTATTTTGTCCATGACCGCCTGTGCCGCCGTATTTTCGGAGGCATCACAGGCGATCTGGCTGGATTTTTCATTTCTACATCCGAACTGCTGATGCTGGCGGTTGTGGCGTTTGGAGGGTTGGTAGCATGA